From the Labrus mixtus chromosome 10, fLabMix1.1, whole genome shotgun sequence genome, the window ACGGTTGCCCGTTGTCCTCCACTATAACAGTCAGTCTTTGTTTCACAGCATCTTTATCATTCACTTGACGAATAGTTCTGATTTCTCCATTCTGTAAGCCCACTTCAAACAGCGCCCTGTCTGTGgctttctgcagtttatacGAGAGCCAGGCATTCTGTCCAGAGTCCACATCAACAGCCACCACTTTAGTCACCAGGTAGCCCACATCTGCTGCACGAGGCACCATCTCAGCCACCACTGATCCACCAGTCTGGACTGGGTACAGGACCTGAGGGGGGTTGTCGTTCTGGTCCTGGATCACTATTTTCACTGTCACGTTGCTGCTGAGTGGAGGGGAGCCTCCATCCTGCGCTTTGACGCGGAACTGGAAGTCTTTGATCTGCTCGTAGTCAAAAGAGCGAACTGCATGGATGACTCCACTATCAGCACTGACTGAAACATATGAGGAGACTGGGACTCCGTTAACAGAGGAGTCCTCCAGGATATAAGAAACACGGGCATTCTGGTTCCAGTCAGCGTCGCTGGCTTTCACTGTGAATATAGAGAGGCctggtgtgttgttttctacAATGTAGGCCTCATATGAGCTCCTCTCAAAGACAGGTGCGTTGTCATTCACATCAGAGATCTGTAACGTGAGAGTGACGCTGCTGGAGAGGGAGGGCACTCCCTTATCAGAACACGTCACTGTGATGTTATACTCAGAAGCCACCTCTCTGTCTAAATCACTGTCTGTCAAGATGCTATAGAAATTACTGGATGAGGTGGATATTTTAAATGGTATGGTTTTACCAATAACACACCGGACCTTCCCGTTTTCTTCAGAGTCGGGATCATGTACACTCATTACAGCTACCACTGTACTTGATCGCGAATCTTCTCCTATTGAATTTGATGAGGAGATCATATTTATGACGGGCGTGTTGTCATTAATGTCGCCAACATCGATGATCACTTTGCTAGATTCAGATAAACCCCCTCGGTCAACTGCCTCTACATCAATCTCGTACTTTTTGGCCTTTTCATAATCAATAGGACCTTTTAACGTGAGCTCGCCCTCCTCTGTAATGTGAAATAGTACTGAAATGCTCCTCATGCTATTTACAATTACGTAGCTCACCTCTCCGTTTGAGCCTTTGTCTGCATCGGTGGCACTGACTTTTGTTATGAGTGTTCCTGTAGGCGAGTTTTCTTTCACACTTGCTTTGTACACGTTTTGCGTAAAAACAGGAGCGTTATCATTTGCGTCTAAGACATTAATATGAATTTGCATAGTCCCAGACCTCTGCGGGTCTCCTCCATCTACAGCTGTTAACAACAATGACGCAaactcctgtctctctctgtccaaaGGCTTCTGTAAAATCATTTCGACTTTTTTACCACCATCAGACTGACTGTGTAATTTAAGAACAAAATGATCGTTGGGCTTTAGCGTATAGCTCTGAAGACCATTCAGTCCTATATCAGCGTCTATTGCTTTCTCCAGTACGAATTTTGAGCCTATAAACGCGGACTCGCTAATTTCAAACCTCCTTTCCTTGTTTTCGAACACAGGGGCATTGTCATTAATGTCAGTGATCTCAACGGTAATCGGGAATATTTCAATCGGGTTTTCTAAGGCAATCTGAAAATGCAAAGCGCAAGGCGTCGTCTGACCACAGAGAGCTTCCCGATCTATTCTCTGACTGATAATGAGGAGCCCATTTTCCTTGTTGAACTGGATGTATTCTGCGCTGTCTCCTGTGTGGATCCGAGCTTTACCCGCTTGCAGCCGTCTGACGTCTACGCCCAAATCCTGAGCTATGTTACCGACCAAAGATCCTTTTGCCATTTCTTCAGGAATAGAGTAGCTGACCTGACCGAGCACCGAACTCAGACAGAGGACCGAGAAAAACAACAGTACTTGCCGTCTCATTGTTCTGTCAGGCTCACCCGTGGAACAAATGGTTACGTGTTTTCCCTTCTTTCCGTATAGGCGTTTTTAATTTGGAATCAAATGCACAGTCCGTTCGGTTTAGTCAAAAACTGACGATGAAAATATTCCCAATTGATATGCCGTACATGCTGTTCACCCATGATCGACTGAGCTATGATTCGTAGATTTCCCTTGTTGGAGGAGAGGGGATGGCTgagtatataaatataaaatgaaacacTAAGACGCTGGTAGACAGCGGCCCACAGAGTTCACAACATGAAACTGCATGAGTTAAAAAGGATATGGTGTTAATCTGTTAAAACCTAAGTTTGCTGTTCAAGCCACAACACAAAGAACTACTACAAGTaccaaatacagaaacagattGCTAAAGAGCTCGTTAGTCTTCCAAAATGACTTATAATAACGTTTGACACTTGGAAATGGTAATCATCTGTATTGTAAAGTAAGGAGGCCAGTGAATGAATAAGAAAAGACAAGGAGAGAACGCTTTACATCGCTGTCCAGGGTACTGAAATGGCATGAATAGCAAGGCCATAGTAatacaatgttttgaaaaaagatgtgtttagatttaattttttataaatgaaataatCAAACCTCTAGAGGAGAGTCTGGTTCATCCAGGATGCTCTTCTCACTCTGTATCCGCTGCATGGTCCCTGTAGAACTGGGGTCCATTATCAACACGTTCTGACTACCAGCTCTGCCGAACTTACAGTCACTCTTTCTGGAGTCAGTCGTCCTGCACACCTCGTAATTGTACACGTGCTGGAGAGTCCCTGTGCCCAAAGTGTCTGAGTAACGTGGTGGATAATATGGAATCACAGGGAGGTTGGAGTGAAACAGGGTGCGAGACTGTCTCCATCTGTAGATTTTCACTGATATAATAACCACTACAcacgtgatgaagaggaaggataCTACAGCCAAAGCCAGCACTAAGTAAAAAGTCAGGTTGTCATTGTACTCCTTGTCGTGTGTAAAGTCAGTGAACTCAGACAGCACTTCAGGGAAGCTGTCCGCCACCGCCACGttaacaatgactgcagctgaaCGAGACGGCTGCCCGTTGTCCTCCACTATAACAGTCAGTCTTTGTTTCACAGCATCTTTATCATTCACTTGGCGGATAGTTCTGATTTCTCCATTCTGTAAACCCACTTCAAACAGCGCCCTGTCTGTGGCTTTCTGCAGTTTATATGAGAGCCAGGCATTCTGTCCAGAGTCCACATCAACAGCCACCACTTTAGTCACCAGGTAGCCCACATCTGCTGCACGAGGCACCATCTCAGCCACCACTGATCCACCAGTCTGGACTGGGTACAGGACCTGAGGGGGGTTATCGTTCTGGTCCTGGATCACTATTTTGACTGTCACGTTGCTGCTGAGTGGAGGGGAGCCTCCATCCTGCGCTCTGACACGGAACTGAAAGTCTTTGATCTGCTCGTAGTCAAAAGAGCGAACTGCATGGATAACTCCACTATCAGCACTGACGGAAACATATGAGGAGACTGGCACTCCGTTAACAGAGGAGTCCTCCAGGATGTAAGAAACACGGGCATTCTGGTTCCAGTCATCGTCTCTGGCTTTCACTGTGAATATAGAGAGGCctggtgtgttgttttctacAATGTAGGCCTCATATGAGCTCCTCTCAAAGACAGGCGCGTTGTCATTCACATCAGAGATCTGTAAGGTGAGAGTGACGCTGCTGGAGAGGGAGGGCACTCCCTCATCAGAACACGTCACTGTGATGTTGTACTCAgaggctctctctctgtctaaatCACTGTCTGTAACTAAGCTATAAAAATTGTTGGTCGTAAATTTGATTTCAAATGGGATATATTCATTTATCACACACTGAACTTTTCCATTGGTGTCAGAATCAGGATCACTTACACTCATTAATGCTATTACCGTTTTGAGGGCTGAATCCTCTGGTACTGAACCTGATGTCGAGATCATATTTACTACAGGGCTGTTATCATTCACGTCAGTTATGTCGATAATTATCTTACTAGAATCCGAAAGTCCCCCTTTATCTATCACCTCTATATCAATGtgatagtttttttctttttcataatcaACTGGAGCATCAAGTATCAAGTCCCCTTCACTATTTATGTGAAATAACTTTGAAACACCGTCCATGCTATTCCCGATGACGTAGGTCACTTCTCCATTTGAGTCTTTGTCTGCATCAGAAGCACTAACCTTTGTAACCAGTGTTCCTATAACGGAGTTTTCGGCAATGCTTGCTTTGTAAACGGGTTTACTAAAAACAGGGGCATTGTCGTTCACATCCAGTACAGTAACATGAATCTGCATTGTTCCAGTCATCTGTGGTTCTCCTCCATCTTCTGCTGTTAATACTaaagatatgtgttcatgtttctcTCGGTCCAATGGCTTTTGTAAAAtcatttcaacctttttgcTCCCATCAGATTGAGAGTGCAGTTTGAGCACAAAATTGTCACTCGGCTTCAGGGTGTACCTCTGAAGACCATTCAGTCCGATATCGGGGTCCATTGCTTTCTCTAGCATAAATTTAGAGCCGATGACTGCAGATTCGCTGATTTCaaacctcctctcctccttttggAACATCGGAGCATTGTCATTAATATCCGCAATTTCCACAGTAACTGGGAACATTTCTAATGGGTTCTCTAACGTTATTTGAAAATGCAAAGCACAAGGCGTTGTCTGTCTGCAGAGGCCTTCGCGgtctattttttctttaataacgAGGACTCCTCTTACTCTATTCAGCTCAATGTACTGAATACTGTCCCCGGTATAAATACGTGCTTTACCAGATTGAAGCCGTTTGACGTCTAATCCCAAATCTTGAGCTATGTTGCCGACCAAAGAGCCTTTTGCCATTTCCTCTGGAATAGAGTAGCTGACTTGCCCAATCACGGAATCGAGGCAGATGATGGAGAATAACAACAGTACTTGCCGTTTCATTGTTCTATCTGATACCTCTGTCGCAGCAGCCATCGTGTTCTATTccgttttaaaatgaatattccgTTGCGTAAATCTtgcagattaaataaaaaacgtaATTTTTAATCCACAGCGTAAAAAATGAGGGTTCCAGTTTGATATGACAGAGGAGACTATAGTATGATCACCACACCGAAGCGGGCACTCAGCTAAAGTGGCTGTGCATCAGTACTACGCCAGGATGTAGACTGTGAAAATCTGTTACAAAAGCACATCCTAACTGCAACATATTGGGCAACAGCGGCCCGATGAGTTCAAATTGTGAAAGTACAGAAGCAAAACAGGAAAAATTCCAGACAAATTCAAAAATTTTAACTTCagacaaaataatttaaaaacaacccTCACAAAAGGTGGCGTAACCAAGTGCTTttataaaatatcaaattatCATTTTGGGAGTcagtaatttaataatttaatgtgGCATTTAAGAACACAAATGTGTTAACTATGAGAGCGGGAGAACAGTAAAAAGCTTGACAAAACGAATCACAAAAGTGAAGCAATGCGGATCTGTGCATCAACTGTCGCTTTCCAGGGTGCTGAAATGTTGCCGTATAATTTACCGTTTATAAATCATAGATTTCATACATTTTGCCAAAACTAAAAGATGACGTTAACCCCATGACCCACCTCTAGAGGAGAGTCTGGTTCATCCAGGATGCTCTTCTCACTCTGTATCCGCTGCATGGTCCCTGTAGAACTGGGGTCCATTATCAACACGTTCTGACTACCAGCTCTGCCGAACTTACAGTCACTCTTTCTGGAGTCAGTCGTCCTGCACACCTCGTAATTGTACACGTGCTGGAGAGTCCCTGTGCCCAAAGTGTCTGAGTAACGTGGTGGATAATATGGAATCACAGGGAGGTTGGAGTGAAACATGGTGCGAGACTGTCTCCATCTGTAGATTTTCACTGATATAATAACCACTACAcacgtgatgaagaggaaggacacTACAGCCAAAGCCAGCACTAAGTAAAAAGTCAGGTTGTCATTGTACTCCTTGTCGTGTGTAAAGTCAGTGAACTCAGACAACACTTCAGGGAAGCTGTCCGCCACCGCCACGttaacaatgactgcagctgaaCGAGACGGCTGCCCGTTGTCCTCCACTATAACAGTCAGTCTTTGTTTCACAGCATCTTTATCATTCACTTGGCGGATAGTTCTGATTTCTCCATTCTGTAAGCCCACTTCAAACAGCGCCCTGTCTGTGgctttctgcagtttatacGAGAGCCAGGCATTCTGTCCAGAGTCCACATCAACAGCCACCACTTTAGTCACCAGGTAGCCCACATCTGCTGCACGAGGCACCATCTCAGCCACCACTGACCCACCAGTCTGGACTGGGTACAGGACCTGAGGGGGGTTGTCGTTCTGGTCCTGGATCACGATTTTAACTGTCACGTTGCTAGTGAGTGGAGGGGAGCCTCCATCCTGCGCTTTGACGCGGAACTGAAAGTCTTTGATCTGCTCGTAGTCAAAAGAGCGCACTGCATGGATGACTCCACTATCAGCACTGACTGAAACATATGAGGAGACTGGCACTCCGTTAAAAGAGGAGTCCTCCAGGATGTAAGAAACACGGGCATTCTGGTTCCAATCATCGTCTCTGGCTTTCACTGTGAATATAGAGAGGCctggtgtgttgttttctacAATGTAAGCCTCATATGAGCTCCTCTCAAAGACAGGCGCGTTGTCATTCACATCAGAGATCTGTAAGGTGAGAGTGACgctgctggagagagagggCACTCCCTCATCAGAACACGTCACTGTGATGTTATACTGAAAAGCGACCTCCCTGTCCAAGGCTACCTCTGTAACTAAACTATAAAATCCATTCATtgtattttgaattttaaaaggaATATCATCATTAATGTTACACTTCACTTCTCCATTCCTGTCGGAGTCAGGGTCATTTATGCTCAGCATAGCGATGACGGTGTTCTCTGGAGAGTCTTCTAAAATAGTGTCTGATTTAGAGAGAGCTTTTATCTGAGGACTGTTGTCATTCACATCAGTGACATCAATTAGGATCTTACTTGAATCAGAGAGTCCTCCATTATCTATAGCTTCAATATCAATTTGAAAGATCTTTGATTTTTCATAATCTATTTCACCGATCAAAATAACCTCTCCTGTTTTCCTGTTGATCTGAAATAGGTCGGATAATCGACGCATGCTATTTAAAATTGCGTATGATATTTCTCCATTAGAGCCTCCATCTTTGTCAGATGCACTAACAGTTATAACACTGGTTCCTCTTGGAGAATTTTCCGTTATTGATGCCTTGTATACTGACTTAGTGAAAACCGGTGAATTGTCGTTTGCATCTAACACGTTTACAATTATCTGCATTGTACCAGACATACGCGGCTGTCCGCCATCAACAGCAGTTAATAAAAGCGATATCTGATCCTGCTGCTCTCGATCTAGAGGCTTCTGCAGAACCATTTCTACCTTTTTACCTCCGTCTGCTTGATTCTCTAGTTTCAATGCAAAGTTATTTGTTGGAGTAAGCGAATAGCTCTGAAGATCATTTGTACCGATGTCAGCATCGATGGCTTTCTCTAGCACAAATTTAGAACCAATAACAGCCGACTCGCTAATTTCAAAACGTTTCTCGCTCGATGCAAACGTGGGGGTATTGTCGTTTATGTCTGTGATTTCTATCGTTATGCGAAACAATTCCATCGGATTTTCCAAAATCATCTGTAAATGTAAAGCACATGGCGTCATTTCTCCACACAAGGTCTCTCTGTCTATTCTCTCTGTGATGAGGAGGActcctctttctttattcaGCTCGATAAATTCTGCGCTGTCTCCCGAATGAATACGAGCTCGACCCGATTTAAGCCTTTTAACATCTAAACCGAGATCCTGAGCTATATTACAGACCAAGGaacctttttccatttcctcaGGAATGGAGTAGCTAACCTGCCCGAGCACCGACGTGAGGGAGAGAACCGAAAAGAACAACAGTACTTGCCGTCTCATTATTTAGTCGATGTATTCCACTGTCGTCTTAGTAAAACTGTAATCCATATGAGTATTGTGAAATATCCTGATCGAATCACAAGGAGATGTCAACGTAAAACAGCTTTCAATGTCTAGTGACCAGTTTTTCATTAAGAAGGGCAGGCGGTTCTTGCCTGTTTTATTGTCTACAATGACACAGTCTAAGGGGGAGGTACAGTTGCGAACCCTATCGAAGACTGCCACACTCTGGCCAACAGCGGCCCTTTCTGTTCAACCCACATAACAGCAACAGTCGAGAGAAAGATGATGAGAAATGCTTTTTACCAAGGGGAAAACcatccaaaacattttcatatttttcatggGTATTATTATAAGTAATAACTACATTATGGAAGCTAAATGTGTTTACAAAAGCAGTAATATTGAAATGTAGTTGGTATGAGGCAAAATGCcatgaaataataattaaaaacgtTACTTATTGACAGAGTAACTTGAGTGCAAAGCAAAATGTcactgtccatggtgctgaatgGGAAAGCTGTAAAGAAACACACTCGTCTACAGCATTGAAAGAGATCGACGAAACGGTTGCACCccgaaaaaaaatagaatttgaAAAGCATAGGTGTGAAATGTTTAGATTGTTTAGATTTTCTAACCTCTAGAGGAGAGTCTGGTTCATCCAGGATGCTCTTCTCACTCTGTATCCGCTGCATGGTCCCTGTAGAACTGGGGTCCATTATCAGCACGTTCTGACTACCAGCTCTGCCGAACTTACAGTCACTCTTTCTGGAGTCAGTCGTCCTGCACACCTCGTAATTGTACACGTGCTGGAGAGTCCCTGTGCCCAAAGTGTCTGAGTAACGTGGTGGATAATATGGAATCACAGGGAGGTTGGAGTGAAACAGGGTGCGAGACTGTCTCCATCTGTAGATTTTCACTGATATAATAACCACTACAcacgtgatgaagaggaaggataCTACAGCCAAAGCCAGCACTAAGTAAAAAGTCAGGTTGTCATTGTACTCCTTGTCGTGTGTAAAGTCAGTGAACTCAGACAGCACTTCAGGAAAGCTGTCCGCCACCGCCACGttaacaatgactgcagctgaaCGAGACGGCTGCCCGTTGTCCTCCACTATAACAGTCAGTCTTTGTTTCACAGCATCTTTATCATTCACTTGGCGGATAGTTCTGATTTCTCCATTCTGTAAGCCCACTTCAAACAGCGCCCTGTCTGTGgctttctgcagtttatacGAGAGCCAGGCATTCTGTCCAGAGTCCACATCAACAGCCACCACTTTAGTCACCAGGTAGCCCACATCTGCTGCACGAGGCACCATCTCAGCCACCACTGATCCACCAGTCTGGACTGGGTACAGGACCTGAGGGGGGTTGTCGTTCTGGTCCTGGACAACTACTTTAACTGTCACGTTGCTACTGAGTGGAGGGGAGCCTCCATCCTGCGCTTTGACACGGAACTGAAAGTCTTTGATCTGCTCGTAGTCAATAGAGCGCACTGCATGGATGACTCCACTATCAGCACTGACGGAAACATATGAGGAGACTAGAACTCCGTTAACAGAGGAGTCCTCCAGGATGTAAGAAACACGGGCATTCTGGTTCCAGTCAGCGTCTCTGGCTTTCACTGTGAATATAGAGAGACctggtgtgttgttttctacAATGTAGGCCTCATATGAGCTCCTCTCAAAGACAGGCGCGTTGTCATTCACATCAGAGATCTGTAAGGTGAGAGTGACgctgctggagagagagggCACTCCCTCATCAGAACACGTCACTGTGATGTTATACTGAGAAGCGATCTCTCTGTCCAAGGCTACCTCTGTAACTAAAGTATAAAAtccatttattgtattttgcattttaaacgGAATATCACCATCTATATTACACTCTACTTCTCCATTATTTTCTGAATCTAGATCATTTACACTGAGCATAGCTATAACAGTGTTTGAAGGAGAGTCCTCTAATATGAAATCAGATTTAGAAATAACGTTGATGTCAGGTTTGTTGTCATTTATATCAATAACATCAACTATGACTTTACTTGAATCAGAGAGTCCCCCGCTGTCTACAACTTCAACATCAATTTCATACACCTTAGACTTTTCATAATCTAATTCACCGACTACAATAATTTCACCAGTTATTGAATTGATCTTAAAGAGCTCAGATAAAACGCGATCACTGGGAGATATCAGATACGATACTTCTCCATTCGAGCCAATGTCTTCATCTGATGCACTTACAGTCGTTACACTGGTGCTTTTCGGTGAATTTTCTAGTATTTTTGCTCTATATAACGGTTTAGCAAATGTAGGGGCATTGTCGTTTGCATCTAATACattaacaaatatctgcattgtCCCCGACATCTGCGGCTCCCCTCCATCTAGAGCAGTTAACAACAGTGATATGTAGTCTTGCTTTTCTCGATCTAGAGGCTTCTGTAGAACCATCTCTACCCTTTTACTTCGATCTGCCTGGTTTCCAGGTTTTAATACAAAGTTATCAGTCGGAGTAAGTAGATATCGCTGTAGTCCATTCTGCCCAATGTCGGAATCAATAGCTTTCTCTAAAACGAATTTCGATCCTACCACAGCAGACTCGCTGATCTCAA encodes:
- the LOC132981967 gene encoding protocadherin beta-16-like, with protein sequence MAAATEVSDRTMKRQVLLLFSIICLDSVIGQVSYSIPEEMAKGSLVGNIAQDLGLDVKRLQSGKARIYTGDSIQYIELNRVRGVLVIKEKIDREGLCRQTTPCALHFQITLENPLEMFPVTVEIADINDNAPMFQKEERRFEISESAVIGSKFMLEKAMDPDIGLNGLQRYTLKPSDNFVLKLHSQSDGSKKVEMILQKPLDREKHEHISLVLTAEDGGEPQMTGTMQIHVTVLDVNDNAPVFSKPVYKASIAENSVIGTLVTKVSASDADKDSNGEVTYVIGNSMDGVSKLFHINSEGDLILDAPVDYEKEKNYHIDIEVIDKGGLSDSSKIIIDITDVNDNSPVVNMISTSGSVPEDSALKTVIALMSVSDPDSDTNGKVQCVINEYIPFEIKFTTNNFYSLVTDSDLDRERASEYNITVTCSDEGVPSLSSSVTLTLQISDVNDNAPVFERSSYEAYIVENNTPGLSIFTVKARDDDWNQNARVSYILEDSSVNGVPVSSYVSVSADSGVIHAVRSFDYEQIKDFQFRVRAQDGGSPPLSSNVTVKIVIQDQNDNPPQVLYPVQTGGSVVAEMVPRAADVGYLVTKVVAVDVDSGQNAWLSYKLQKATDRALFEVGLQNGEIRTIRQVNDKDAVKQRLTVIVEDNGQPSRSAAVIVNVAVADSFPEVLSEFTDFTHDKEYNDNLTFYLVLALAVVSFLFITCVVVIISVKIYRWRQSRTLFHSNLPVIPYYPPRYSDTLGTGTLQHVYNYEVCRTTDSRKSDCKFGRAGSQNVLIMDPSSTGTMQRIQSEKSILDEPDSPLEV
- the LOC132981969 gene encoding protocadherin beta-16-like produces the protein MRRQVLLFFSVLSLTSVLGQVSYSIPEEMEKGSLVCNIAQDLGLDVKRLKSGRARIHSGDSAEFIELNKERGVLLITERIDRETLCGEMTPCALHLQMILENPMELFRITIEITDINDNTPTFASSEKRFEISESAVIGSKFVLEKAIDADIGTNDLQSYSLTPTNNFALKLENQADGGKKVEMVLQKPLDREQQDQISLLLTAVDGGQPRMSGTMQIIVNVLDANDNSPVFTKSVYKASITENSPRGTSVITVSASDKDGGSNGEISYAILNSMRRLSDLFQINRKTGEVILIGEIDYEKSKIFQIDIEAIDNGGLSDSSKILIDVTDVNDNSPQIKALSKSDTILEDSPENTVIAMLSINDPDSDRNGEVKCNINDDIPFKIQNTMNGFYSLVTEVALDREVAFQYNITVTCSDEGVPSLSSSVTLTLQISDVNDNAPVFERSSYEAYIVENNTPGLSIFTVKARDDDWNQNARVSYILEDSSFNGVPVSSYVSVSADSGVIHAVRSFDYEQIKDFQFRVKAQDGGSPPLTSNVTVKIVIQDQNDNPPQVLYPVQTGGSVVAEMVPRAADVGYLVTKVVAVDVDSGQNAWLSYKLQKATDRALFEVGLQNGEIRTIRQVNDKDAVKQRLTVIVEDNGQPSRSAAVIVNVAVADSFPEVLSEFTDFTHDKEYNDNLTFYLVLALAVVSFLFITCVVVIISVKIYRWRQSRTMFHSNLPVIPYYPPRYSDTLGTGTLQHVYNYEVCRTTDSRKSDCKFGRAGSQNVLIMDPSSTGTMQRIQSEKSILDEPDSPLEVGHGVNVIF
- the LOC132981971 gene encoding protocadherin gamma-A1-like — encoded protein: MRRQVLLFFSVLCLSSVLGQVSYSIPEEMAKGSLVGNIAQDLGVDVRRLQAGKARIHTGDSAEYIQFNKENGLLIISQRIDREALCGQTTPCALHFQIALENPIEIFPITVEITDINDNAPVFENKERRFEISESAFIGSKFVLEKAIDADIGLNGLQSYTLKPNDHFVLKLHSQSDGGKKVEMILQKPLDRERQEFASLLLTAVDGGDPQRSGTMQIHINVLDANDNAPVFTQNVYKASVKENSPTGTLITKVSATDADKGSNGEVSYVIVNSMRSISVLFHITEEGELTLKGPIDYEKAKKYEIDVEAVDRGGLSESSKVIIDVGDINDNTPVINMISSSNSIGEDSRSSTVVAVMSVHDPDSEENGKVRCVIGKTIPFKISTSSSNFYSILTDSDLDREVASEYNITVTCSDKGVPSLSSSVTLTLQISDVNDNAPVFERSSYEAYIVENNTPGLSIFTVKASDADWNQNARVSYILEDSSVNGVPVSSYVSVSADSGVIHAVRSFDYEQIKDFQFRVKAQDGGSPPLSSNVTVKIVIQDQNDNPPQVLYPVQTGGSVVAEMVPRAADVGYLVTKVVAVDVDSGQNAWLSYKLQKATDRALFEVGLQNGEIRTIRQVNDKDAVKQRLTVIVEDNGQPSRSASVIVNVAVADSFPEVLSEFTDFTHDKEYNDNLTFYLVLALAVVSFLFITCVVVIISVKIYRWRQSRTMFHSNLPVIPYYPPRYSDTLGTGTLQHVYNYEVCRTTDSRKSDCKFGRAGSQNVLIMDPSSTGTMQRIQTEKSILDEPDSPLEVRLLSLI
- the LOC132981949 gene encoding protocadherin beta-16-like — translated: MVLEPSSVRTMRRQVLLFMLALCLGCVLGQVSYSIPEEMAKGSVVGNIAHDLGLDLKRLKSGKARVYTGGSLEYIGLNKERGVLLIQERIDREALCGETTPCALHFQLILENPMELFRVTVEIMDINDNTPSFTNAEKRFEISESAVVGSKFVLEKAIDSDIGQNGLQRYLLTPTDNFVLKPGNQADRSKRVEMVLQKPLDREKQDYISLLLTALDGGEPQMSGTMQIFVNVLDANDNAPTFAKPLYRAKILENSPKSTSVTTVSASDEDIGSNGEVSYLISPSDRVLSELFKINSITGEIIVVGELDYEKSKVYEIDVEVVDSGGLSDSSKVIVDVIDINDNKPDINVISKSDFILEDSPSNTVIAMLSVNDLDSENNGEVECNIDGDIPFKMQNTINGFYTLVTEVALDREIASQYNITVTCSDEGVPSLSSSVTLTLQISDVNDNAPVFERSSYEAYIVENNTPGLSIFTVKARDADWNQNARVSYILEDSSVNGVLVSSYVSVSADSGVIHAVRSIDYEQIKDFQFRVKAQDGGSPPLSSNVTVKVVVQDQNDNPPQVLYPVQTGGSVVAEMVPRAADVGYLVTKVVAVDVDSGQNAWLSYKLQKATDRALFEVGLQNGEIRTIRQVNDKDAVKQRLTVIVEDNGQPSRSAAVIVNVAVADSFPEVLSEFTDFTHDKEYNDNLTFYLVLALAVVSFLFITCVVVIISVKIYRWRQSRTLFHSNLPVIPYYPPRYSDTLGTGTLQHVYNYEVCRTTDSRKSDCKFGRAGSQNVLIMDPSSTGTMQRIQSEKSILDEPDSPLEVRKSKQSKHFTPMLFKFYFFSGCNRFVDLFQCCRRVCFFTAFPFSTMDSDILLCTQVTLSISNVFNYYFMAFCLIPTTFQYYCFCKHI